The genomic stretch CGTCCGGGTTCGCGGCTCTCGCCCGGCTCTCCCGGCCCGCTCTCGTCGACGGCCGTCCGGGCCTCGCGACGCTGGTCGACGGGCGACTGGACCGGGTCCTGGGCTTCACCGTCGTACGGGACCGGATCGCTGTCGTCGACATCATCACGGACCCGGGGCGACTGGCTTCACTGGACGTGCGACTCGTTTAGGAGAGTCCCAGGAGATGCCTAGGAGAGCTTCAGGACCCCCACCGTCTGGCCCCCGCTCGTCTCCCCGTTCGGCTCGAAGCCGAGGCCCAGGTAGAAGCCCTCGGGGCCGTCCGGGCCCGGATGCCAGGTGACGTACAGCTCCTTCGTGCCCCGGGTGCGGAGTTCCGCCGCGACCGACTCGACCGCGAAGCGGCCGTAGCCGCGGCCCTGTTCGTCCGCCGCGATGTTGAGGCGCCACAGGCCGGAGCGGTGGACGGTGCCGTCGCCGTGCCAGTCGATGTCGAGGAAGGCCATCAGGAAGCCGACCGGACGGCCGTCGTCGACGATCAGGCGCGGCCAGGCGACCCCGGGCCACACGTAGGCCTCGGCGAGCGAGTGCGCCACCGGCTCGACCGCGTGTTCCTGGTCCGGGCGTATCCGGATGCCGAGCGCGGCCTCGATATTTTTCGGCGTCAGCGTTTCGAGGCGGGGGCCAGTGGCGGTGATCGTCATGCGCGCACCCTAGGAGGCGAGTTCACCGTCCGTCACTTGAATTCCCGCTCAGCCCAATTGGCGATAGCGACCGCGGAAATACATCAGTGGACCGCCCTCCGCGCTCGGCACCCTCGCCGTCAGGACACGGCCGACGACCAGCGTGTGGTCGCCCGCCACCATGCGCTGCTCGGTCCGGCACTCCAACTGCGCCAGCGCGCCGCCCACCAGCGCGGCGCCGGTCGCCTCGCCGCGGACGTACGGGATGTCCTCGAAGAGGAGGCGGTCGCTGATGCGGCCCTTCATGGCGAAGCGGCCGGCGATGTGCCGCTGGCTCTCGGACAGCACCGAGACCGCCCACAGGGGCTGCTCGTCGAGCAGGTCGTCCATGCGTGCGCCGTTGCGCAGGCTGACCAGCACCAGGGGCGGGTCCAGGGAGACCGACAGGAACGCCGTCGCCGTCATGCCCACGTCCTCGCCCTTGGGGCCGTCCGGGGCGAGCGGGGGTTCGAAGGCGGTCACCAGGACCACGCCCGCGGCCAGCCGGGACATGGCGGCACGGAACTCGTCGTTGCTCACCCCCTCAGCATGCCCGGCGCGAGGCGGGGCGGTGATCGGGGCGGGCGGGGCGGAGGGAGTCTTCGGCACGCCGGAAACGCTAATCTCCGGTGCGTGGGGGTCGCATCGGGCCCGGGGCCGAGTACGGTCCTAGGACCTTCGACGGAGCGTTGCCGTCACATCTGCGGACATCGAAACTTTGCGTTCAGTAAACGCATAGGAGAAACACAGAAATCCCACTCAATTGTTCATCTTTAGCTGTGACTTGAGTCACAAGGGCCGATAATTGTTGACCCTGTGTACCGAGTGAGCAGCGCGCTGTGATTCAGTGGCGGGGAAGCTGACGCAATCGATACGCCGATGAGAACCCTTGATTCGCTGCGAGGTCTCGGGGGGAGGGCGAGCATGGAGACCGAGTCGGAGCCGTACGTCCGTCTTGCGACTCTGCGGCAACTGCACCAGGTCATGGCGGACATGAACACCGCGCGCAGCCTGGCGGACACGCTTCAGACCGTCGCCGACGGCGTCGTCACCGGCCTCGGCTACGAGCTGGCCGCCGTCAACCTGGTCCGGCAGGACGGCGACCTCGTCGTCGCCGCGCTCGCCGGCAACCCCGCCGCGGAGGCGTTGATCACCGGCCGGACCGGCTCGCGCGAGTCCTGGGAGCGCCGGCTGAGCATGGGCGAGGCCTGGGGCGACCTCAGATTCATCCCGCACACCGAGGGCTGGGTCCTCGACGACGACGACGTCCCGCAGTGGTACACCGACGGTCCCGCGCCCCGCTTCGAGGACGAGTGGCACCCGTCGGACCGCCTCTTCGCCCCCATGTACACGCCGGGCGTGCACGGCGGCGGGAGCGGCGAGCTGATCGGCGTCCTGTCCGTGGACCGGCCGCGCAACGGCCGGCTGCCGGGCGCGTGGGGGCGCGAGGCCCTCCAGATGTACGCGTTCCAGGCCGCCATCGCGATCAGCAACGCCCGCCTGCGCGCCAACATGCAGCGCGCCCTGGTCCGCCTGGAGCGCGAGCAGCAGGCGCTGCGGGCCAGCGAGGAGAGCTTCAGGCAGGCCTTCGAGTACGCCCCCTCCGGTATGGCAATCGCCGAGATGGGCGGCGACCAGCACGGCCGCATCCTGCGCACCAACGACGCCCTGTGCCGACTGCTCGGCCGCCCCGCCTCCGCGATGCGCCGCTACTCCTTCTCCGACCTCGTCCACCCCGAGGACATCGGCACCCTGCTGCGGACGTCGGCGGAGGGCGGCCGCGCGGAGCTCAGGCTCGGCCGCCGGGACGGCACCTACGTCTGGGTGTCCCTGCGTAACAGCGTGGTCGCCGACGCCGCCGACGGCCCCCGTTTTCTCCTCACCCACGTCGAGGACATAGAGGAGCGCAAGCGGCGTGAGCTCCAGCTCGCCCACCGCGCCTCCCACGACTCCCTGACCGGTCTGCCGAACTCCGCCGAGCTGCGCGCCCGGCTCTCCTCCCGGCTCTGTACGCGCCCCACCGCCGGCGCCCTGGAGTCCCTGGACGCGGCCTACGGCCACCCCGCCTACGACGTCAACGGCCACGGCTTCGACTTTCGCCCCGGCACCGACAGCCTCGACGGCTACGACCACCATGTGCACACCGTCGCCCCTGAGAGTGAGCGTGACGACGGCACCAAGGGGCTCGCGGTGCTCTTCTGCGACCTCGACGGCTTCAAGTCGATCAACGACCGGTTCGGGCACAACGCGGGCGACGCGGTCCTCATCGAGGTGGCCCGCCGGCTCACCCGGGGCGTCCGGGACGGCGACACGGTGGCCCGGCTCGGCGGCGACGAGTTCGTGGTGCTGGCCGACGGGCTCGGCCGGGCCGACGCCCAGGACCTCGCCGTACGGCTGCGCAACGAGATCATCCAGCCGATCCGGGTCGACGGA from Streptomyces davaonensis JCM 4913 encodes the following:
- a CDS encoding GNAT family N-acetyltransferase gives rise to the protein MTITATGPRLETLTPKNIEAALGIRIRPDQEHAVEPVAHSLAEAYVWPGVAWPRLIVDDGRPVGFLMAFLDIDWHGDGTVHRSGLWRLNIAADEQGRGYGRFAVESVAAELRTRGTKELYVTWHPGPDGPEGFYLGLGFEPNGETSGGQTVGVLKLS
- a CDS encoding flavin reductase family protein, coding for MPKTPSAPPAPITAPPRAGHAEGVSNDEFRAAMSRLAAGVVLVTAFEPPLAPDGPKGEDVGMTATAFLSVSLDPPLVLVSLRNGARMDDLLDEQPLWAVSVLSESQRHIAGRFAMKGRISDRLLFEDIPYVRGEATGAALVGGALAQLECRTEQRMVAGDHTLVVGRVLTARVPSAEGGPLMYFRGRYRQLG
- the cdgB gene encoding diguanylate cyclase CdgB, which codes for METESEPYVRLATLRQLHQVMADMNTARSLADTLQTVADGVVTGLGYELAAVNLVRQDGDLVVAALAGNPAAEALITGRTGSRESWERRLSMGEAWGDLRFIPHTEGWVLDDDDVPQWYTDGPAPRFEDEWHPSDRLFAPMYTPGVHGGGSGELIGVLSVDRPRNGRLPGAWGREALQMYAFQAAIAISNARLRANMQRALVRLEREQQALRASEESFRQAFEYAPSGMAIAEMGGDQHGRILRTNDALCRLLGRPASAMRRYSFSDLVHPEDIGTLLRTSAEGGRAELRLGRRDGTYVWVSLRNSVVADAADGPRFLLTHVEDIEERKRRELQLAHRASHDSLTGLPNSAELRARLSSRLCTRPTAGALESLDAAYGHPAYDVNGHGFDFRPGTDSLDGYDHHVHTVAPESERDDGTKGLAVLFCDLDGFKSINDRFGHNAGDAVLIEVARRLTRGVRDGDTVARLGGDEFVVLADGLGRADAQDLAVRLRNEIIQPIRVDGRAMRVGASFGIGWAHCGMTADEVLKSADERMYVEKRSRPKQHRRAG